In the Paraflavitalea devenefica genome, one interval contains:
- a CDS encoding eCIS core domain-containing protein → MKTAATIPATTKAKKPFLQRGKKDTFIKSNGTPANAAKRVNKEESKAGDFAQRAVSTPAIVQAYQQASTALKRPPKPKKANKAREVNGLDSFPVPATLIAAFKLHLGEDFTEVRLYADPLSTKIAKEHNAAALTSGDQIFFNTDVFQPGTPEGLSLLAHELFHTIEPGEQYDNIEVQLKPLTEMNDRTPYQQMALERAAKIAVGEQGKVNSNALNDDKTRVGWQFLVEYFRTTFGDDRIVKNKSELKPGLFWEDVIKFVVKGAATKVKVNEKGEHVTKVEREVDLLPSWCGIFAFWALHKSGIHPPPWEVGKPNFTAANAYKKGYYLPRPGDIVIKNGYNHHALVVRTIPDKVTDDKELASVKVVTINGNTAGSNHTGGQIQVKTDPYGYWDFYINPFFKGVELTDEKDFKLDERLKENLGETPAASSASTGIAPADTSVNQYDTSLKPLTLDIPKAEGEEKKEGEEPVEESPLNPKEIMAQDVAYGELQGSLERNAEKEKTHDPAEQKAAEARSSALSPENEQLSQAQALKVQALPAPAKFNAEELKKSILDEVERILKEKGDNATPDDPPSVGDGDVKKIKKESRDNIDQKKQESVGSITEAHKTPPDKSSAPARESTEVIVEDAGPDKKIPDTDKSVAKPVADERITLEEDSDKIDKKMAENDVDEQQLEESNEEKFTTALDEKKGSQSQAANLKEDYRAIENAKLEKDKKNARALINSRVDKIHDVREGEFGNVNTVKGATKNTEEEKRKEIANKIEKMYTDAETSVNTKLEALDKSVNQEFDAIMLKANEDFKESVNQALDDEFVSEFLSKTFDNANYKKRVRKVFKDETDKYTRGLSNALNPLTTKIANTLNGITAEIEEAKKAVLVFVQGLEPALQDMGTQAAQAVLDKFTTLQESVNEKQQALTNGLAKKYADGVMAREEEFKKIMDSRKSWLEKALDAIVDAIKEIIQLLADLKKALERAAEYGKRIIKAPLKFFDNLVKGATEGFNNFVKNIGKHLLQGALEWITGEMGEAGIVLPDKFDFKGILSIILQILGLTVTNIKEIAKKVIGEKYVTMLEKGADLGVKAGDKILQVFTIIKKDGVAGLWEFIKEQFNDLKEKLLEEAKSFIIVTIVEVAVIKVVSMLIPGAGFISAVKSLIDFLRTLFAKARQIVNIITGIIDTFGEILAGNVSKVSSMIENILAKFLGLAITFLAAILGLGKIGKKINDIIQKKIKDPINKAITKMMEKLKGVMTKLGIFKFLDKVDDKIKKGKKWVDDKKEKIKEKAKDVLGKIKGFLGGLFNKYTDESGETHTLKFKGTELYRESVSKTLGNYLTEVRGEIKALPTAEERKKHGDSVDNAFTLHGAIVTLIGKTVKESGGKYTGADEGFSPKDGAVLKDHLQKIASILRTLPLKGNKNIIPKTKITYQPGIPDGIKAEATFISLDSDEVGSQPTESANSPLSKSIAAIVRAKKGDHKLVRGHLINHELFGTGDHTKNLAPIPKKANAQMLTGFEKEGKRLVHSNNVIELIVTVTYGAPNDTQDNGQSLLKNKLPPSTQLPTNVSYKMNQLNFSGISNPTPNDVNNRQKWGTAGISLTGDISIKHNEFF, encoded by the coding sequence ATGAAAACAGCCGCTACCATACCAGCTACTACCAAAGCAAAGAAGCCCTTCCTGCAGCGGGGCAAAAAAGATACATTTATTAAGAGCAATGGCACTCCTGCCAACGCTGCCAAACGCGTCAATAAGGAAGAAAGCAAAGCAGGCGATTTTGCACAGCGGGCAGTCAGCACGCCCGCTATCGTTCAGGCCTACCAGCAAGCCAGCACCGCTCTGAAGCGCCCGCCCAAACCAAAGAAAGCCAATAAGGCCCGGGAGGTAAACGGGCTGGACAGTTTTCCGGTACCTGCTACACTCATAGCCGCCTTTAAATTACACCTGGGAGAGGATTTCACAGAGGTACGGCTCTATGCCGATCCCCTCAGCACAAAGATTGCCAAAGAGCACAATGCCGCCGCCCTTACCAGCGGTGATCAGATCTTCTTTAATACTGATGTATTCCAGCCAGGCACGCCGGAAGGATTGTCGCTGCTGGCCCATGAGCTTTTCCATACCATAGAGCCCGGCGAGCAATATGACAATATTGAAGTGCAACTGAAACCGCTCACCGAAATGAATGACCGCACGCCTTACCAGCAAATGGCTTTGGAACGGGCCGCCAAGATTGCCGTGGGTGAACAAGGAAAGGTGAACTCCAATGCACTGAATGATGATAAAACGCGTGTGGGCTGGCAGTTCCTGGTAGAGTACTTCCGCACAACATTTGGCGACGACAGGATCGTAAAAAACAAGTCGGAACTGAAGCCGGGGTTATTCTGGGAAGATGTGATCAAGTTTGTAGTGAAAGGAGCAGCAACGAAGGTGAAGGTGAATGAAAAAGGAGAGCATGTAACGAAGGTAGAACGTGAGGTGGACCTGTTGCCCAGTTGGTGCGGTATTTTCGCATTCTGGGCCTTGCACAAAAGCGGTATTCATCCACCGCCCTGGGAAGTGGGCAAGCCCAATTTCACCGCTGCTAACGCCTACAAGAAAGGTTACTACCTGCCCCGCCCCGGTGATATTGTGATCAAGAACGGCTATAACCACCATGCGCTGGTGGTAAGAACGATACCGGATAAGGTAACGGATGACAAAGAACTGGCCAGTGTAAAGGTGGTAACCATCAATGGTAATACAGCCGGCAGCAACCACACGGGTGGACAGATACAGGTAAAAACAGACCCCTATGGTTACTGGGATTTTTATATAAATCCTTTCTTCAAAGGCGTTGAGCTGACAGATGAGAAGGATTTTAAGCTGGATGAACGGTTAAAAGAGAACCTGGGAGAAACTCCTGCCGCCTCGTCTGCTTCCACTGGTATAGCCCCTGCCGATACTTCGGTCAATCAATACGACACTTCGCTCAAACCGCTTACGCTGGATATACCCAAGGCGGAGGGCGAAGAAAAGAAAGAAGGAGAAGAGCCGGTAGAAGAAAGCCCCCTGAACCCCAAAGAGATCATGGCGCAGGATGTAGCCTACGGTGAGTTGCAGGGTTCGCTCGAAAGGAATGCCGAAAAAGAGAAGACGCACGACCCTGCCGAACAAAAAGCCGCCGAAGCACGATCTAGCGCCCTATCGCCGGAGAATGAACAACTAAGCCAGGCCCAGGCACTTAAAGTACAGGCACTGCCCGCCCCTGCCAAATTCAATGCAGAGGAGCTGAAGAAAAGCATCCTCGATGAAGTAGAGCGCATCCTGAAAGAAAAGGGCGACAATGCCACACCTGACGACCCGCCCTCCGTAGGCGATGGAGACGTAAAGAAGATAAAAAAAGAAAGCAGAGACAACATCGATCAAAAGAAACAGGAATCAGTAGGCTCTATTACTGAGGCCCATAAAACACCACCTGATAAAAGCAGTGCACCGGCCCGCGAATCAACCGAAGTCATTGTAGAAGATGCAGGACCGGATAAAAAGATACCAGATACGGATAAGTCGGTCGCCAAACCTGTTGCCGATGAAAGGATTACCCTCGAAGAAGACTCGGACAAGATCGACAAAAAGATGGCAGAGAACGACGTGGATGAACAACAGCTCGAAGAATCGAATGAAGAGAAGTTTACCACTGCCCTGGATGAAAAAAAAGGCAGCCAGTCCCAGGCCGCCAACCTCAAAGAAGATTACCGCGCTATTGAAAACGCAAAACTGGAAAAGGATAAAAAGAATGCCCGTGCCCTGATCAATTCGCGGGTAGACAAGATACATGATGTGCGGGAAGGTGAATTTGGCAATGTAAATACGGTAAAAGGCGCTACCAAAAACACTGAAGAAGAAAAACGCAAAGAGATTGCCAACAAGATAGAAAAGATGTACACCGATGCCGAGACATCGGTCAATACCAAGCTGGAAGCCCTGGACAAGAGTGTGAACCAAGAGTTTGACGCCATTATGCTCAAGGCCAATGAAGACTTCAAGGAAAGTGTAAACCAGGCGCTGGATGATGAGTTTGTTAGTGAATTCCTTTCCAAAACGTTTGACAATGCCAATTATAAAAAGCGGGTAAGGAAAGTATTCAAGGATGAAACGGATAAGTACACGCGGGGATTATCCAACGCCTTAAACCCGCTGACCACGAAAATAGCCAATACCCTCAATGGCATTACAGCAGAAATAGAGGAAGCTAAAAAAGCCGTACTGGTGTTTGTACAGGGGCTGGAACCCGCCTTGCAAGATATGGGTACGCAAGCTGCCCAGGCGGTATTGGATAAATTCACCACCCTGCAGGAAAGTGTCAATGAAAAACAACAGGCCCTCACGAATGGTCTTGCCAAGAAATACGCCGATGGGGTGATGGCGCGGGAAGAAGAGTTCAAAAAGATCATGGACTCCCGCAAGAGCTGGCTGGAGAAAGCCCTGGATGCTATTGTAGATGCTATTAAGGAGATCATCCAATTACTGGCTGATCTGAAAAAGGCATTGGAGCGGGCCGCTGAGTATGGCAAGCGTATTATTAAAGCACCACTTAAGTTCTTCGACAACCTGGTAAAGGGGGCTACCGAAGGCTTTAATAATTTTGTAAAGAACATTGGCAAGCACTTGTTACAGGGCGCCCTGGAATGGATCACCGGTGAAATGGGAGAAGCAGGGATCGTGCTGCCCGATAAGTTTGACTTTAAAGGCATCCTGAGCATTATCCTGCAGATATTGGGCCTGACCGTTACTAATATCAAAGAGATCGCGAAAAAGGTAATCGGTGAAAAGTATGTGACGATGCTGGAAAAGGGGGCCGACCTGGGCGTAAAAGCGGGCGATAAGATACTGCAGGTGTTCACTATTATTAAAAAGGATGGCGTAGCCGGACTGTGGGAGTTTATCAAGGAGCAGTTCAACGACCTGAAGGAAAAACTGCTGGAAGAGGCCAAATCCTTTATTATCGTAACCATCGTGGAAGTGGCGGTGATCAAGGTGGTATCCATGCTGATACCCGGCGCCGGGTTTATCTCGGCCGTTAAATCACTGATCGATTTCCTGCGGACGCTTTTTGCCAAGGCCCGCCAGATCGTGAATATCATCACCGGCATTATTGATACCTTCGGGGAGATATTGGCCGGCAATGTATCCAAAGTAAGTTCCATGATCGAGAACATACTGGCGAAGTTCTTAGGACTGGCTATCACTTTCCTGGCAGCCATCCTGGGCCTGGGTAAGATCGGCAAGAAGATCAATGATATTATCCAGAAGAAGATCAAAGACCCCATTAATAAAGCCATCACGAAGATGATGGAGAAGCTGAAAGGGGTGATGACCAAGCTGGGTATTTTTAAATTCCTCGATAAAGTAGACGACAAAATAAAGAAGGGCAAGAAATGGGTAGATGATAAGAAGGAGAAGATCAAAGAGAAAGCGAAAGATGTATTGGGTAAAATAAAAGGTTTCCTGGGCGGCCTGTTTAATAAATATACTGATGAAAGCGGTGAAACGCACACTCTGAAATTTAAAGGCACGGAGTTATACAGAGAGAGTGTGAGTAAGACCCTCGGCAATTATCTGACAGAAGTGCGTGGTGAGATTAAAGCACTACCAACTGCAGAGGAAAGGAAAAAACATGGCGATTCGGTAGATAACGCCTTTACCCTGCACGGAGCGATCGTAACCCTGATAGGTAAAACCGTAAAAGAAAGCGGCGGAAAATACACCGGCGCCGATGAAGGGTTTAGCCCAAAAGATGGAGCAGTATTAAAAGATCATTTGCAGAAGATAGCTTCTATTTTACGCACGCTGCCATTAAAAGGCAATAAGAATATTATTCCCAAGACCAAGATCACTTATCAGCCAGGTATACCCGACGGCATAAAAGCCGAGGCAACATTTATATCACTGGATTCGGATGAGGTTGGAAGTCAGCCTACCGAAAGCGCCAATTCCCCGCTTTCAAAAAGCATCGCAGCTATTGTGCGTGCGAAGAAAGGCGACCATAAACTTGTACGCGGGCATTTGATCAATCATGAGTTATTTGGCACCGGTGATCACACTAAGAACCTGGCCCCTATTCCCAAAAAGGCCAATGCGCAGATGCTGACCGGATTTGAAAAGGAAGGCAAAAGGCTGGTACATTCCAATAATGTAATTGAATTGATCGTAACGGTAACGTATGGTGCTCCTAATGATACCCAGGATAACGGTCAATCTTTACTGAAAAATAAGTTGCCGCCAAGTACACAGTTACCAACCAATGTATCTTATAAAATGAATCAACTGAATTTTTCCGGCATTTCCAATCCAACGCCCAATGATGTCAATAACCGGCAAAAATGGGGTACGGCAGGCATATCATTGACTGGTGATATTTCTATTAAGCATAATGAATTCTTTTAA
- a CDS encoding contractile injection system tape measure protein has protein sequence MSDHVVHTVSLVLPATDYTEAGRHQATAKHWAKHSLPDLLNNHLEQLHPGDDILYIEKVMIEIADFPWNLTDAEWQSTIAAAIQKEQPAPDTLALLVQQWLFYLQHGCFEKAALLTDRKAIEAYLLSHAAQLPAILLRVINKEISLPVWQRLFNQHTAALATLFIEVLLDLPAADAVQAYGIILQQLKTTPAATYTLLSKIAVTNQALPAKEKARLLETLLRPESSTPADALPPHKDKPEQTIPDRKEGPVTDIFIECPCAGLVLLFPYIKRFFENGQLIKDDAFVEEAAQIRAVQALYFLATGASTGDEAALVLPKLLCGVELSTYIEWEEELPASLQTEGNELLQAVIDHWKVLQHTSVEGFRETFLQRQGKLIKKGDTYTLQVEESGVDILLNSIPWGFRNYRLPWMPYHLITEWY, from the coding sequence TTGAGTGATCACGTAGTACATACAGTAAGCCTGGTACTGCCTGCCACCGATTATACGGAGGCAGGCAGGCACCAGGCCACTGCCAAACATTGGGCAAAGCATAGTTTGCCGGATTTACTCAATAACCACCTGGAACAATTACACCCCGGAGATGATATCCTGTACATCGAAAAAGTGATGATCGAGATTGCGGACTTTCCCTGGAACCTGACCGATGCGGAATGGCAGTCAACAATAGCAGCCGCCATCCAAAAGGAGCAACCAGCTCCCGATACGCTGGCACTGCTCGTACAGCAATGGTTATTCTATTTACAGCATGGCTGTTTTGAAAAAGCCGCCCTCCTTACCGACAGAAAGGCTATTGAGGCCTACCTGTTATCACATGCAGCACAATTACCGGCCATACTATTACGGGTTATCAACAAGGAGATTTCACTGCCTGTATGGCAAAGATTATTTAACCAGCATACCGCAGCACTGGCCACCCTTTTTATAGAAGTCTTATTGGATCTGCCTGCCGCCGATGCTGTACAGGCTTATGGGATTATATTACAACAATTAAAAACAACCCCGGCTGCCACTTACACCTTGCTGTCAAAGATAGCCGTAACCAACCAGGCCCTGCCTGCCAAAGAGAAAGCCAGACTGCTGGAAACATTATTGCGCCCGGAAAGCAGCACGCCCGCCGACGCTTTGCCGCCCCATAAGGATAAGCCGGAACAAACAATACCCGACCGCAAAGAAGGTCCTGTAACGGATATTTTCATTGAGTGCCCCTGCGCCGGACTGGTATTGTTATTCCCCTATATTAAACGCTTCTTTGAGAATGGCCAGCTCATAAAAGATGATGCCTTTGTGGAGGAGGCCGCACAGATAAGAGCGGTACAGGCTTTGTACTTCCTGGCAACCGGCGCCTCTACCGGCGACGAAGCAGCCCTGGTGCTTCCCAAACTATTGTGCGGCGTGGAACTATCTACCTATATTGAATGGGAAGAGGAACTGCCCGCTTCCTTACAAACAGAAGGTAATGAACTATTGCAGGCGGTGATTGACCACTGGAAGGTATTGCAGCATACTTCGGTAGAAGGCTTCCGCGAAACCTTCCTGCAGCGGCAGGGCAAACTGATCAAAAAAGGAGACACTTATACCTTGCAGGTAGAAGAATCGGGCGTGGATATTTTACTCAACAGCATTCCCTGGGGCTTCAGGAATTACCGGCTTCCCTGGATGCCTTACCACCTTATCACGGAATGGTATTGA
- a CDS encoding carboxypeptidase-like regulatory domain-containing protein: MINIFPEFESRQVLTSDELNWMACYLDTQTRQSRRFLAGCGLIGGLQVRLLNNSVQVTNGIGVTSAGHIVTLFSNDVAFTTYTKAKPYTQKAKEKLAYHYLPDLDPTAENYTKSVDVPSLYFPGFKGEVLELFEDTYNDAPLIDGNALNGKVAVLFAEIIQKELKDCEDDNCQERGKKYLFTTKVLVISKEDALLLLNAEYNIQTQSEDAISKLAFPWLHLPNINILKPVFSNKSVNTPFDEQLLVQEYARCIKDFRDMLVLHKTIIEPALTNLKNYCSVVNGTVSIVDQLVAKINSTNVLSNNNQSPSLSEVVYDYLWCFVKAYQELQAEAQLLKAKCFTHEAAFPNHILLGVIASQNTEFDAPVSSGYSIYRHYFQSRLVQTQQADVCKKITVYLNRLVALAANFDDAALPNKKDIRITTGGDLYDPLSVQAIPYYLKQPVAPVWNAQAGHVNLNKYNTIYGSVNENQVPSAKLPYNTLPSSLQGNHSFFRVEGVYGQPAVNALNTVFQLRKKHGLAFEVLMLRLNEKAPFSHSFNFTINEDIASMYQVVRAEVMKQISLNISYLGGLQFKSGKFTGIQNILTAALEKSYLFFLGNLNISILAQPLELELNDAIMASNITTNYKAQPVTMEAKYAELETYAAQNKAVASSYMKQENAGINYMNVSATWGIYQPVYSIIGILFFNTLGNLVYTIKNSNKFKNTSNISFYTHLLAIAKEMQKNEQEKLLFLYALRLYCALKLQEEYLAENFLELDITKYRNNLEDELLPASDALVDYLRTIYVTTITTDEILYQVTKNEMLEYAGRIQFDDDWIKIIQLDAENKKRNGGLGVENLLEKFVKLHPGVAHGCGVPKGGTYIMVYDAANQVTADFYLPYIISSHLRPIQFTLIENKTLTLSGTVKDNTGKPIETSLLVGNATVLTDKEGFYNALVTENTTVKIVCKVQGFTPFEKDVPVADKPLTVDIVLAPVQAAKFTTTLNFRNQLQQPVTKDITLQNIDTKETLTAVKGVLAINDEPKKSYKFEVTDNRFEDKQFEVIIGDKDQQIVIQLTEVDFFRIQIVGDPSYIPSLFNAIKVTDPDMEVDTSNLAKGLFITKERMDITKPATVTVVYNQKTVTQQIKPGEEVNKVFVDGTVNDKERPLNTVAGFTYPAEGGIGKIKTVLINGKEIALNQETDIGEGIVTSEGQFDLRKLFSKVKPFTIPNFATVKAAILVVDTTLLKQPDAITDKEFVTATLALTAAQMKSLIAKRKEFTAIARLTELRVENYYCLLLPQADAEAVSKIFKL; this comes from the coding sequence ATGATTAATATATTCCCGGAATTCGAATCCAGACAAGTGCTGACAAGTGACGAGCTCAACTGGATGGCTTGTTACCTGGATACGCAAACCCGCCAGTCGAGAAGGTTTTTAGCAGGCTGCGGGCTGATCGGAGGACTGCAGGTACGGCTGCTGAATAATTCCGTACAGGTAACCAATGGCATCGGCGTAACAAGTGCAGGACACATTGTAACGCTGTTCAGCAACGACGTGGCCTTCACCACCTATACGAAAGCGAAGCCCTACACCCAGAAAGCCAAGGAAAAGCTGGCCTATCATTATTTGCCCGACCTGGACCCCACGGCGGAGAACTACACGAAGTCAGTGGACGTGCCATCGCTCTACTTTCCGGGCTTTAAAGGCGAGGTGCTGGAGTTGTTTGAAGACACCTACAACGATGCACCACTCATTGATGGCAACGCCCTCAATGGTAAAGTAGCCGTGCTGTTTGCCGAGATCATACAAAAGGAACTGAAGGATTGCGAAGACGATAACTGCCAGGAACGGGGGAAGAAATACCTTTTTACCACCAAGGTGCTGGTGATCAGTAAAGAAGATGCCCTCTTGTTGCTGAATGCAGAATACAATATTCAAACCCAGTCGGAAGATGCCATCAGTAAACTGGCTTTCCCCTGGCTGCATTTGCCCAATATCAATATCCTGAAGCCGGTATTCTCCAACAAATCGGTGAATACTCCTTTTGATGAGCAGCTACTGGTACAGGAATATGCGCGTTGCATCAAGGACTTCAGGGATATGCTGGTCCTCCATAAAACCATTATTGAACCGGCGTTGACCAACCTGAAAAATTACTGTTCGGTGGTGAATGGCACTGTTAGCATCGTTGACCAACTGGTGGCAAAGATCAATAGCACCAACGTATTGAGCAATAACAACCAATCGCCCAGCCTGTCCGAAGTCGTATATGATTACCTGTGGTGTTTTGTAAAGGCTTACCAGGAATTGCAGGCTGAGGCGCAACTCCTGAAGGCGAAGTGTTTTACCCATGAGGCAGCTTTCCCCAACCATATCTTACTGGGCGTTATCGCCAGCCAGAATACAGAATTTGACGCGCCTGTTTCCAGTGGCTATTCCATTTACCGGCATTACTTTCAATCGAGGCTGGTGCAAACCCAGCAGGCTGATGTATGTAAAAAGATCACGGTTTACCTGAACAGGCTGGTGGCGCTGGCAGCTAATTTTGATGATGCAGCATTGCCCAACAAAAAGGACATCCGGATCACTACCGGCGGAGATCTATACGATCCTCTCTCTGTACAGGCCATTCCTTATTACCTGAAGCAACCTGTCGCCCCGGTATGGAATGCCCAGGCCGGTCACGTGAACCTGAACAAGTACAATACCATATATGGCAGCGTGAATGAGAACCAGGTGCCTTCTGCCAAGCTGCCGTACAACACCCTGCCTTCTTCCCTACAGGGCAACCATTCCTTCTTCCGCGTTGAAGGCGTGTATGGCCAGCCGGCGGTGAATGCCCTGAATACCGTTTTCCAGTTGCGCAAGAAACATGGACTGGCTTTCGAGGTATTGATGTTGCGTCTCAATGAAAAAGCGCCCTTCAGCCATTCCTTTAACTTCACGATCAATGAAGACATCGCGAGCATGTACCAGGTAGTGCGCGCCGAAGTGATGAAGCAGATCAGCCTGAATATAAGTTACCTCGGGGGACTGCAATTCAAAAGCGGCAAGTTTACCGGCATACAAAATATCCTGACCGCCGCGCTGGAGAAATCGTACCTCTTCTTCCTGGGCAATCTAAACATCAGCATACTGGCGCAGCCGCTGGAACTGGAATTGAACGATGCCATCATGGCCAGCAATATTACGACCAATTACAAAGCGCAGCCGGTGACCATGGAAGCCAAGTATGCCGAGCTGGAAACTTATGCTGCGCAGAACAAGGCGGTGGCCAGCTCCTATATGAAACAGGAGAACGCCGGCATTAATTATATGAACGTGAGCGCCACCTGGGGCATCTACCAACCCGTTTACAGCATCATTGGCATCCTGTTCTTTAATACGCTGGGCAACCTGGTGTACACCATTAAAAACAGTAATAAGTTTAAGAATACTTCCAACATCAGCTTTTATACACACCTGCTGGCCATAGCGAAAGAAATGCAAAAGAACGAGCAGGAAAAGCTGTTGTTCCTGTATGCCCTGCGCCTCTATTGCGCCCTTAAGCTGCAGGAAGAATACCTCGCTGAGAACTTCCTGGAACTGGACATCACCAAATACCGGAATAACCTCGAAGATGAACTGCTGCCTGCCAGCGACGCGCTTGTTGATTACCTGAGGACCATCTATGTCACTACCATCACGACTGATGAAATATTGTACCAGGTAACCAAAAACGAGATGCTGGAATATGCCGGCAGGATACAATTTGATGATGACTGGATCAAGATCATTCAACTGGATGCAGAGAACAAGAAAAGGAATGGCGGTCTGGGCGTGGAGAACCTGCTGGAGAAGTTTGTAAAACTGCATCCCGGCGTGGCACATGGTTGCGGTGTGCCCAAAGGCGGCACTTACATCATGGTGTACGACGCCGCTAACCAGGTGACGGCCGACTTCTACCTGCCCTATATTATTTCTTCACACTTACGCCCCATCCAGTTTACCCTGATAGAGAATAAGACCTTAACGCTGAGCGGCACTGTGAAGGACAATACCGGAAAGCCCATTGAAACCAGCTTGCTGGTGGGCAACGCTACGGTACTTACCGATAAAGAAGGATTTTACAATGCGCTGGTAACCGAGAACACCACGGTGAAGATCGTGTGTAAGGTACAGGGATTTACGCCTTTTGAGAAGGATGTGCCGGTGGCCGATAAACCGCTAACGGTAGATATTGTACTGGCCCCTGTACAGGCGGCTAAGTTCACTACCACGCTCAACTTCCGCAACCAGTTGCAACAGCCCGTTACCAAAGACATCACCCTGCAGAATATTGATACCAAGGAAACCCTCACTGCCGTGAAAGGTGTGCTGGCGATCAACGACGAGCCTAAGAAGAGCTACAAATTTGAAGTGACAGACAACCGGTTTGAAGACAAACAGTTTGAAGTGATCATTGGTGATAAAGACCAGCAGATCGTGATACAATTAACAGAGGTGGACTTCTTCCGGATACAGATCGTCGGCGACCCCTCCTATATTCCTTCCCTGTTTAATGCCATCAAGGTAACGGATCCTGATATGGAGGTAGATACTTCCAACCTGGCCAAAGGGTTGTTTATAACAAAAGAAAGAATGGATATTACCAAGCCCGCTACGGTGACGGTAGTGTATAACCAAAAGACAGTGACGCAGCAGATCAAACCGGGCGAGGAAGTGAACAAAGTATTTGTAGACGGTACAGTGAATGATAAAGAAAGGCCGTTGAATACCGTGGCAGGATTCACCTACCCGGCAGAAGGAGGCATCGGCAAGATCAAGACCGTGCTCATCAATGGCAAAGAGATCGCGCTGAACCAGGAAACAGATATTGGCGAAGGCATTGTTACATCGGAAGGGCAGTTTGACCTGAGGAAACTGTTTAGCAAGGTGAAGCCCTTCACCATTCCCAACTTCGCCACCGTGAAAGCCGCTATACTGGTAGTAGACACCACCTTGCTGAAACAACCGGATGCCATCACTGATAAGGAGTTCGTCACCGCTACGCTGGCATTGACCGCGGCGCAAATGAAGAGCCTGATCGCGAAGCGGAAGGAATTTACAGCCATAGCAAGGCTCACAGAGTTGCGGGTGGAAAATTATTATTGCCTGCTGCTACCCCAGGCCGATGCAGAAGCAGTAAGTAAAATATTCAAACTTTGA